Proteins found in one Triticum urartu cultivar G1812 chromosome 4, Tu2.1, whole genome shotgun sequence genomic segment:
- the LOC125550554 gene encoding putative rRNA methyltransferase YlbH, with amino-acid sequence MASSTVASAPFLPSLPSPNHRRLSLRYPARRLGVAASAAPKGAAASEAARERRRFLERYGLNPDDFEEDAEPDPREERRRERRTRRSGGGEGEAAVAPARPVERRETHKMLQVLAGKVRRRKLLSPKDRNVRPMMEVVRGAAFDIIQSAGGSPASLKPGLWLDLYSGTGSVGIEAMSRGCSQAHFVELDPWVISEVLRPNLDCTGFLDTSHIHMLHVENFLDNAEKSKGRYPSFDYISVTPPYVEVNYSTLLDQLARSPLVGEDCFILVEYPLKTDMPESCGKLIKIADRKFGRTNLLIYGPTWSEKKKGRILR; translated from the exons ATGGCTTCCTCCACTGTCGCCTCCGCCCCCTTCCTCCCGTCGCTCCCCAGTCCAAACCACAGGCGCCTCTCCCTTCGCTACCCCGCTCGCCGTCTCGGGGTGGCCGCCTCCGCGGCTCCTAAGGGCGCGGCAGCGTCGGAGGCGGCGAGGGAGCGCCGGCGTTTCCTGGAGCGTTACGGCCTCAACCCTGACGACTTTGAGGAAGATGCCGAGCCGGATCCCAGG gaagagaggaggagggagaggcggACGCGGCGGtcggggggaggggagggggaggccgcTGTTGCTCCTGCCAGGCCGGTGGAGCGCCGGGAGACTCATAAGATGCTCCAG GTACTAGCTGGGAAAGTACGCAGAAGAAAACTACTATCACCAAAAGATAGGAATGTCCGTCCGATGATGGAAGTTGTCCGAGGAGCAGCCTTTGACATTATACAA TCAGCTGGTGGTTCTCCTGCTTCACTCAAACCTGGTCTGTGGTTAGACTTGTACAGTGGTACTGGATCTGTAGGAATTGAAGCTATGAGCCGAGGCTGTTCACAG GCACATTTTGTTGAGTTGGACCCTTGGGTTATTTCTGAGGTTCTTAGACCTAATCTGGACTGTACTGGATTTCTTGATACTTCGCACATACATATGCTCCATGTCGAGAACTTCTTGGACAATGCTGAAAAATCTAAAG GTAGATATCCTTCTTTTGATTATATTAGTGTAACACCACCATATGTTGAGGTCAACTACAGTACACTACTCGATCAGCTTGCAAGGTCCCCGTTGGTTGGAGAAGATTGCTTCATT CTAGTTGAGTACCCACTCAAAACAGATATGCCTGAATCCTGCGGAAAGCTAATAAAG ATAGCTGACAGGAAGTTTGGGCGGACAAACCTGCTGATTTATGGGCCGACCTGGTCAGAGAAAAAGAAAGGAAGGATCCTGAGATAA